One region of Intestinimonas massiliensis (ex Afouda et al. 2020) genomic DNA includes:
- a CDS encoding DUF3343 domain-containing protein: protein MVYYLIVCRSLTYAQRTASVLERAGITARILRSPKSIAGEGCSHAVKVSERRLSDALVLLNRAYLPPKRIYMTEADGSYREVDL, encoded by the coding sequence ATGGTCTATTATCTCATCGTCTGCCGTTCCCTGACCTATGCCCAGCGGACGGCCTCCGTTCTGGAGCGGGCGGGCATCACCGCGCGCATTCTCCGCTCTCCCAAAAGTATCGCGGGCGAAGGCTGCAGCCACGCGGTGAAGGTGTCCGAGCGCCGTCTATCCGACGCGTTGGTGCTCCTCAACCGCGCCTACCTGCCCCCCAAGCGAATCTATATGACGGAAGCAGACGGAAGCTACCGGGAGGTGGATCTATGA